In the genome of Hydrogenispora ethanolica, the window GGGCGAGGTCCTGCCCTATGGCGAAAAAGGCGAGCTGGTCTTCACCTGCATCACCAAGGAAGCCTTGCCGCTCATCCGCTACCGGACCCGGGATATCAGCATTCTCTCCAACGGCACCTGCGCCTGCGGCCGGACCCATCTGCGGATGCACCGGGTGATGGGACGGACCGACGATATGCTGATCATCCGGGGCGTCAATGTCTTCCCGTCCCAGATCGAAAGCGTATTGCTGGAGATCGGCGAGACCGAACCCCATTACCAGCTGATCGTCGACCGCGAGGGCAATCTGGATGATCTGGAGATCTGGGTGGAAATCTCGGAACGGCTCTTCTCCGACGAAGTGCGCAAGCTGGAGCAGATCGAGGGCAGGATCCGGCGGGAGATTCAAAGCACGCTCGGGATCTCGGCCCGGGTGAAACTGGTCGAGCCCAAGACCATCGCCCGCAGCGAAGGGAAGGCGAAACGGGTGATCGACTGGCGCGACGTCTACTCGGACGGGAACCGCTAGTCCCCACGCTCCGGCGACGCATAACCGGCGGACCCGCGGCATATGTAAGAGGGCGGGAAGGGCGCGCAAATATTCCGGGGCCGAAACGCCAAAGGCTAAAGGAATTCCGGCGTCGGCCGCGAATATCTCTCATACGAGGGACCTTAGTAGCGGAAAGGAGAATGAGCATGAAAGTCAAGCAGATTTCGATCTTTCTCGAAAATCAGTCGGGACGCCTCGCCCGGGTCACCAAAACTTTGGGCGATCATCATATCAACATTCGGGCCTTGTCGATCGCGGATACGACGGACTTTGGGATCCTCCGGTTGATCGTCAGCGACCCCGAGAAAGCCTGGGGGGTCTTGAAGGAGCAAGGATACACTGTCAGCGCGACGGAGATCATCGCCGTCCAGGTTCCCGACCATCCCGGCGGCCTGGCCGAGATCCTGCAGGTCCTGGACGATTGCGGAATCAATATCGAGTATATGTACGCGTTTGTGGGACGGTCCGGCAATGACGCGGTGGTGGTCTTCCGGGTCGAGAATATCGACCGGGCGATCGAACTGTTGCAACAGAAAGACGTCAAACTGTTATGCGGCAAGGAAGTATATAACGTGTGAGCCGCACCGTCAGCGCCAGCGGCGCGGGTTGCGTGACAATTCAAAAGAGAGGCTGCTTCAAAGGCAACCTCTCTTTTTTCGTAATCCGGGCGAGCTCGGCGCCAGGCCATGGGGTCCGGCTCACAGGACCTGCTCGGCGATTTCGATGCCCAGCAAGTTGCGGACGTTTTCAATGGGGTTGGCGATGGAGATCGTTTCCGAGCCGGCGAAATGCAAACCGATGGCCACGTTGTCCAGAGTGGTGATGAGCGATCCGGAATCGCCCGGTTCGGTAAAACGGCTGCTGATGATCTGGTCCCTGAAACGGGCCACCCGGTCGCCGGGGTAACCAATATCGACGGTGGCGTGGATCAGCTGGATCTGGCCCAGCGAATAACTGGAGGAGCGGCCGGTCTTTTGCACCAGGGTGCCGAGATTGATGTCGTCGGTCCGGCGCCAGCCGCGGATCCGCCCAATCCAGTAGATGGAACGGTTTAAGCTGTCGAAGGGCCCTTCGGCGACGGCCGCATCCACCAGGTTGTTCTGCTGGTCCAGCGGGACCGGCGGGTCGAATTGAATCGGAACAAACCGGCTGAGGACGGCGATCTGGTCGGTGGGGTATTCCCCGCCGTCGGCCGGGCCCGGTTGGAGGATGGGATCGCCGATGTTTCCGGCATTGCTATCGGCCAGCACGTGGTTGTTGCTGAGAATATAATAGCGGGGGGGAATGCCGAGCCCCTGCTGCTGCAGGTCGTAGACGCAGGTGGCGATGGTGCCGGCGCTGGTATTGATGTGTCCCACGCTATAACCGCCGCTGACCGGTCTGGCCCGCAGGGTTAATTGTTGAAGAATGGCGTCATCCTGCTCGGCCTTCATCACCCCCACCTCCAGCAGATCGGTCTGCATCCCGCCCAGCTTCGACGGGATCAGATCCACCGCCGCCAACTGCTCGCGGGGGACTTTCTTGCTGACCATGACCACCATCGCCGGCTCGCCGGTGGGGCGCCCTTTCTTCCATTTGACGCCGATCCCCATTCCTACGACGTTGGCGGGCCGGTGCTTGGGGTCCAGAAAATCATCGCTTGAGGCTTCAAAAGACTTCATTGCCTCGGATTTGGCTGCTTCCGTCAGAGATTTTCGGTTGACACCCAAGGCGAAACGTCTCCTTTCCATACGTTGAATACAGTTGCAGGGCGGGCCGGACTGGGGCCTGGCCGAAGCCCTCTCTGCCTTAGCCTATGTGGTGTAAAGCCGCGGCGGAACGGGAGTTCGGGCCCTGCCGGACAGTGTATCAATATGGTTAACATTCCGGGCGGACAAAGGGTTCGGGTGAGAAAAGGCGAAGTGTTGATATTGATTGCAGAAAAGTAAAAATTTTCAAATGGCCATGGAGATGAAGCGGAACTGATGGGACTATATGTCAATTTAAGGGTAAAAGCACTGATCTTCGATATTGACGGCACGTTGGGCGATACCATGCCGGCGCATTGGAAGGCCTGGTCGGAAACGGGGCGAAAATACGGCTTCGACTATCCGAAGGAGCTTTTTTATCAGAATGCCGGGATGCCCAGCCGGGCGATTGTCGCCCTGATCAACCGCGACTGCGGACTGCGCCTGGATCCGGAGCAGGTTACTGCCGCCAAAGATGCGGCGTATTTACGGCACATCCGGGAGGTTCAGCCGCTGGAGCCGGTGGTCGCGTTGGTGCACAAGTTTCACGGTCAGCTGCCGATGGGCCTCGGCACCGGAGAATGCCGGAAGATCGCCCTGCAGAACATCGGAGCCCTGGGTTTGCAGAAATACTTCGCGGCGTTGGTCAGCTGCGACGATGTGGCCCAGCCCAAACCGGATCCCGAAACCTTCTTGCGCTGCGCCGATCGCCTGGGCGTGGCGCCCGAGTATTGCCAGGTCTTCGAAGACGGCGAGCTGGGATTGGAGGCGGCGCGGCGGGCCGGGATGATCGCCACCGATGTCCGGCCCTTCTTGATTCCGAGCGGGGCGGAAGGCCCGGAGGCGCATTCGCAGAAACTGCGGGTATCCTGAGAGAATGAATTTCGGAACCTCGATAAAAAAGCCTTTTCCCCAAACCGGGAAAGGGCTTTTTTTAGGCAGCTTACCCGGCGGAATGAACCGGGTCCGCAACAGACGCGGGTGGCGGAGTCGCTAGAGTAAAAGGTTTTGTGACCGGAGATGCTCGCTT includes:
- a CDS encoding ACT domain-containing protein is translated as MKVKQISIFLENQSGRLARVTKTLGDHHINIRALSIADTTDFGILRLIVSDPEKAWGVLKEQGYTVSATEIIAVQVPDHPGGLAEILQVLDDCGINIEYMYAFVGRSGNDAVVVFRVENIDRAIELLQQKDVKLLCGKEVYNV
- a CDS encoding S1 family peptidase codes for the protein MGVNRKSLTEAAKSEAMKSFEASSDDFLDPKHRPANVVGMGIGVKWKKGRPTGEPAMVVMVSKKVPREQLAAVDLIPSKLGGMQTDLLEVGVMKAEQDDAILQQLTLRARPVSGGYSVGHINTSAGTIATCVYDLQQQGLGIPPRYYILSNNHVLADSNAGNIGDPILQPGPADGGEYPTDQIAVLSRFVPIQFDPPVPLDQQNNLVDAAVAEGPFDSLNRSIYWIGRIRGWRRTDDINLGTLVQKTGRSSSYSLGQIQLIHATVDIGYPGDRVARFRDQIISSRFTEPGDSGSLITTLDNVAIGLHFAGSETISIANPIENVRNLLGIEIAEQVL
- a CDS encoding HAD family hydrolase yields the protein MGLYVNLRVKALIFDIDGTLGDTMPAHWKAWSETGRKYGFDYPKELFYQNAGMPSRAIVALINRDCGLRLDPEQVTAAKDAAYLRHIREVQPLEPVVALVHKFHGQLPMGLGTGECRKIALQNIGALGLQKYFAALVSCDDVAQPKPDPETFLRCADRLGVAPEYCQVFEDGELGLEAARRAGMIATDVRPFLIPSGAEGPEAHSQKLRVS